From the genome of bacterium, one region includes:
- the rocD gene encoding ornithine--oxo-acid transaminase, with amino-acid sequence MGTLVHGSISSQLAMDLEERHGAHNYHPLPVVLAKGEGVFLWDPEGRRYFDFLSAYSAVNQGHCHPRIVQALIDQARLLTLTSRAFFNNVLGDYERFVTDYFGYGMVLPMNTGVEGDETACKLARKWGYMKKGIPADQARIIVCEGNFHGRTMAIISASTDPDCTTGFGPFMPGFLKIPYNDLAALEAAAADPTVCAFLVEPIQGEAGVFVPDEGYLKGVREICTSHQVLFIADEVQTGIARTGRLLCCDHEGVRPDLLILGKALSGGILPVSAVLADAEIMLCIRPGEHGSTFGGNPLACKVAMAALEVVRDEKLAENAERLGRVFRQRLAALGHPMVGTVRGKGLLNAVVVTPQGGKTAWDICVAMKERGLLAKPTHQHIIRFAPPLVITEAQMEEALGIIAETFNQF; translated from the coding sequence ATGGGCACGCTTGTGCACGGGAGCATTTCCTCCCAACTGGCCATGGACCTGGAGGAGCGCCACGGCGCCCACAACTACCACCCCCTGCCCGTGGTCCTGGCCAAGGGCGAGGGCGTCTTTCTGTGGGATCCGGAGGGTCGGCGCTACTTCGATTTCCTCTCCGCCTACAGCGCCGTCAACCAGGGGCACTGCCATCCCCGCATCGTGCAGGCCCTGATCGACCAGGCCCGCCTCCTGACGCTGACCAGCCGGGCCTTCTTCAACAACGTCCTGGGGGACTACGAACGCTTCGTCACGGACTATTTCGGCTACGGCATGGTCCTGCCCATGAACACAGGGGTGGAGGGGGACGAGACAGCCTGCAAGCTGGCCCGGAAATGGGGCTACATGAAGAAGGGGATCCCGGCGGACCAGGCGAGGATCATCGTCTGCGAGGGCAACTTCCACGGCCGCACCATGGCCATCATCAGCGCCAGCACGGATCCGGACTGCACCACCGGCTTCGGCCCCTTCATGCCGGGCTTCCTCAAGATCCCCTACAACGACCTGGCCGCCCTTGAGGCGGCGGCGGCGGATCCCACCGTCTGCGCCTTCCTGGTGGAGCCCATCCAGGGCGAGGCCGGCGTCTTTGTGCCCGACGAGGGCTACCTGAAGGGTGTGCGGGAGATCTGCACGAGCCACCAGGTGCTCTTCATCGCCGACGAGGTGCAAACCGGCATCGCCCGCACCGGGCGCCTACTCTGCTGCGACCATGAAGGCGTGCGGCCCGACCTCCTCATCCTGGGGAAGGCTCTGTCCGGCGGCATCCTGCCCGTCTCCGCCGTGCTGGCGGACGCCGAGATCATGCTCTGCATCCGGCCCGGCGAACACGGCTCCACCTTCGGCGGCAATCCCCTCGCCTGCAAGGTGGCCATGGCCGCCCTGGAGGTGGTGCGCGATGAGAAGCTGGCCGAGAACGCCGAGCGGCTGGGCCGCGTCTTCCGGCAGCGCCTGGCCGCCCTCGGCCACCCGATGGTGGGCACGGTGCGGGGCAAGGGTCTGCTCAACGCCGTGGTGGTGACGCCCCAGGGCGGCAAGACGGCCTGGGACATCTGCGTGGCCATGAAGGAGAGAGGCCTGCTGGCCAAGCCCACCCACCAACACATCATCCGCTTCGCCCCGCCCCTGGTCATCACGGAGGCGCAGATGGAGGAGGCCCTGGGCATCATCGCGGAGACCTTCAACCAGTTCTGA
- a CDS encoding sigma-54 dependent transcriptional regulator produces the protein MIRRSDIHNRVLVPSRFGIIGITPVISALRDRIERFARSTSPVFIQGESGTGKELVAQALHDAGDRAAAPFIPVNCAAVPESVFESQLFGHVAGAFTGAGKDQPGLIELAGGGTLFLDEVGELPLAVQAKLLRFLENGEFRRLGSDKILRSRARILAATNRGLAGDPAFREDLHQRLRRLEITVPPLRERREDIRYLARHRIRQLNLQDGSGWKQLDEPAERLLETLDYPGNVRELFNLVDHAWHEAVQPVGVEEVERARRRLEAERLAALQRAAGDKGLAVDFLAGTSWTLDFSSGPAPLKRIQEQAAVQAIHQALQHFDGDVDKAAAYLDISRRSIYRYLERERGGPEEIDAP, from the coding sequence GTGATAAGACGTTCGGACATCCATAATCGCGTCCTCGTCCCCTCCCGCTTCGGCATCATCGGCATCACGCCCGTGATCAGCGCCCTGCGCGACCGCATCGAGCGCTTCGCCCGCTCCACCTCGCCCGTCTTCATCCAGGGGGAGAGCGGCACAGGCAAGGAACTGGTGGCCCAGGCCCTCCACGACGCCGGGGACCGCGCCGCCGCGCCCTTCATCCCCGTCAACTGCGCCGCCGTGCCCGAGAGCGTCTTCGAGAGCCAGCTCTTCGGCCATGTGGCGGGCGCCTTCACCGGCGCCGGCAAGGACCAGCCCGGCCTCATCGAGCTGGCGGGCGGCGGCACCCTCTTCCTTGACGAAGTGGGCGAGCTGCCGCTGGCCGTGCAGGCCAAGCTCCTGCGCTTCCTCGAGAACGGCGAGTTCCGCCGCCTGGGCAGCGACAAGATCCTGCGCAGCCGGGCCCGCATCCTGGCCGCCACCAATCGCGGCCTGGCGGGTGACCCCGCCTTCCGCGAGGACCTGCACCAGCGCCTGCGCCGGCTGGAGATCACAGTGCCGCCCCTGCGCGAGCGTCGCGAGGACATCCGCTATCTGGCCCGCCACCGCATCCGCCAGCTCAACCTGCAGGACGGCAGCGGCTGGAAGCAACTGGACGAGCCCGCCGAGCGCCTGCTCGAGACCCTCGATTATCCGGGCAATGTGCGCGAGTTGTTCAACCTGGTGGACCACGCCTGGCATGAGGCCGTGCAGCCGGTCGGCGTCGAGGAGGTGGAGCGGGCCCGCCGCCGCCTGGAGGCGGAGCGACTCGCCGCGCTTCAGCGAGCCGCGGGCGACAAGGGGCTGGCCGTCGACTTCCTGGCGGGGACTTCCTGGACCCTGGACTTCAGCAGTGGCCCGGCGCCGCTCAAGCGCATCCAGGAGCAGGCCGCCGTGCAGGCCATCCACCAGGCCCTGCAGCACTTCGACGGCGACGTGGACAAGGCCGCCGCCTATCTCGACATCTCGCGCCGCTCCATCTACCGCTACCTGGAACGCGAGCGGGGCGGCCCGGAGGAGATCGACGCCCCGTGA
- a CDS encoding TonB-dependent receptor, giving the protein MKRCLTAIGCWLLLLPGLALAGTTGSLKGTVSRVGDGNPVVGANVVLEGTTMGAATDINGVYYMANIPAGTYDLRITAVGYKATTLTDLRISADLLKSQDVALEETMIQGEEVTIFAERPLIELDKTSSVQITEAAQLQQLPVRGYNEIIKIQSGVQTYNYNSSNAGRYYNENTNGPRISVRGSREDEVLFNVDGVMLNDPYSGFVTFRVPDLAWDEFAFHKGNFSAEYGRFMSGVVNWTTKTGGERYQVGAELTSDAISPEDNRFDQTKYGVSLGGPIVPGNTAYRFFLAYEHGDYGDRGPSYVDKGAKEMNGTVWDAAALKLTNRLTDKMRLDLGLLYSDEEWNEYRHAYLFNLDHMPWYHDENLSFYGRFNHAVAADLNYTLTASYTKIKRFRGDNVFRDDIMAYGTNSMATYDPTSLFWQPGRMFRNFMKRQTEYVGLRADVQKLIGFDHDLRSGFDVQLYTLRYYEHGFPNAVISDAPWFDLNNFGYDELGNEHDGRGSLTTGPDSGDANYIMAPPQPVTMGYYVQDKIRLDYGIRFDLGLRWDYLDPDAQRFKNPAAPLGADQELVFGDDTEDVEAFHIWSPRLGVSFPVSEVTTFHFNYGRYTQFPSFYSYYVDYSYFERMSKYGGYHTILGNPNLEPTKTTSYEFGIDHGMGDYTALAFTAYYKSIRDYANVLNLPAVPSTYSTYFNMDRAITKGLEVEFRLKPYKRFSGAVNYTISWANGTGSSNNGNDRVAWTGSDPPKFTNPLVYDRRHHLSGVILYEFAAGDGPRLMGWPLLERSTFGFNLDVASGRPYTKKKVYNEITLGANFPENERAVNAANIDWSYQLDFRFTRTFKTGPVDLGVFLNVINVLDAENFVSVWESSGDAGTTYWLETSEGQAWMAGMAAQGVDGEGLYRLREDDPNNWNVPRMLQVGLTVNY; this is encoded by the coding sequence ATGAAACGATGCTTGACTGCAATCGGATGCTGGCTCCTTCTGCTTCCTGGCCTGGCGCTGGCCGGCACCACGGGCAGCTTGAAGGGCACGGTCAGCAGGGTGGGCGACGGCAACCCGGTGGTGGGAGCCAACGTCGTGCTTGAAGGAACGACGATGGGGGCGGCCACCGACATCAACGGCGTGTACTACATGGCCAACATCCCGGCGGGCACCTACGACCTGCGCATCACGGCGGTGGGGTACAAGGCGACCACGCTGACGGATCTCCGCATCAGCGCCGACCTGCTCAAGAGCCAGGACGTGGCGCTGGAGGAGACGATGATCCAGGGCGAGGAGGTGACCATCTTCGCCGAGCGTCCGCTCATCGAGCTGGACAAGACCTCCAGCGTGCAGATCACGGAGGCGGCCCAGCTGCAGCAGCTGCCCGTGCGGGGCTACAACGAGATCATCAAGATCCAGTCCGGCGTGCAGACCTATAATTACAACAGCAGCAACGCCGGCCGCTACTACAACGAGAACACCAACGGGCCGCGCATCTCCGTGCGTGGCTCGCGCGAGGACGAGGTGCTCTTCAACGTGGACGGCGTGATGCTCAACGATCCCTACTCGGGCTTCGTCACATTCCGCGTGCCCGACCTGGCCTGGGACGAGTTCGCCTTCCACAAGGGCAACTTCTCCGCGGAGTACGGCCGCTTCATGTCGGGCGTGGTGAACTGGACCACCAAGACGGGCGGCGAGCGCTACCAGGTGGGCGCCGAACTGACCAGCGACGCCATCAGCCCCGAGGACAACCGCTTCGACCAGACCAAGTACGGCGTCAGTCTGGGCGGGCCCATCGTGCCGGGCAACACGGCCTATCGCTTTTTCCTGGCCTATGAGCACGGCGACTACGGCGACCGCGGCCCCTCCTACGTCGACAAGGGCGCCAAGGAGATGAACGGCACCGTGTGGGACGCCGCCGCCCTCAAGCTGACCAACCGGCTGACGGACAAGATGCGCCTGGACCTGGGCCTGCTCTACAGCGACGAGGAGTGGAACGAGTACCGCCACGCCTACCTCTTCAACCTGGACCACATGCCCTGGTACCACGATGAGAACCTGTCCTTCTACGGGCGCTTCAACCACGCCGTGGCGGCGGACCTCAACTACACGCTGACCGCCAGCTACACGAAGATCAAGCGCTTCCGCGGGGACAACGTCTTCCGCGATGACATCATGGCCTACGGCACGAACAGCATGGCCACCTACGACCCCACCTCGCTCTTCTGGCAGCCGGGCCGCATGTTCCGCAACTTCATGAAGCGCCAGACGGAGTACGTGGGCCTGCGGGCGGACGTGCAGAAGCTGATCGGCTTCGACCACGACCTGCGCAGCGGCTTCGACGTGCAGCTCTACACCCTGCGCTACTATGAGCACGGTTTCCCCAACGCCGTGATCAGCGATGCCCCCTGGTTCGACCTGAACAACTTCGGCTACGACGAGCTGGGCAACGAGCATGATGGCCGCGGCTCCCTGACCACCGGCCCCGACTCGGGGGACGCCAACTACATCATGGCTCCGCCCCAGCCCGTGACCATGGGTTACTACGTGCAGGACAAGATCCGCCTCGACTACGGCATCCGCTTCGACCTGGGCCTGCGCTGGGACTACCTGGATCCCGACGCCCAGCGCTTCAAGAACCCGGCCGCCCCCCTGGGCGCCGACCAGGAGCTGGTCTTCGGCGACGACACGGAGGACGTGGAGGCCTTCCACATCTGGAGCCCGCGCCTGGGCGTCAGCTTCCCGGTGAGCGAGGTGACCACCTTCCACTTCAACTACGGGCGCTACACGCAATTCCCGTCCTTCTACTCCTACTACGTGGATTACTCCTACTTCGAGCGCATGTCGAAGTACGGCGGCTACCACACCATCCTGGGCAACCCCAACCTGGAGCCGACCAAGACCACCAGCTACGAGTTCGGCATCGACCACGGCATGGGGGATTACACGGCCCTGGCCTTCACGGCCTACTACAAGTCCATCCGCGACTACGCCAACGTGCTCAATCTGCCGGCCGTGCCATCCACCTACAGCACCTACTTCAACATGGACCGCGCCATCACCAAGGGCCTGGAGGTGGAGTTCCGGCTCAAGCCCTACAAGCGCTTCTCCGGGGCCGTCAACTACACCATCTCCTGGGCCAACGGCACCGGCTCCTCCAACAACGGCAACGACCGCGTGGCCTGGACGGGCAGCGACCCGCCCAAGTTCACCAACCCGCTGGTCTACGACCGCCGCCATCACCTCAGCGGCGTCATCCTCTACGAGTTCGCCGCCGGCGACGGTCCGCGCCTGATGGGCTGGCCCCTGCTCGAGCGCAGCACCTTCGGCTTCAACCTGGATGTCGCCTCCGGACGGCCCTACACCAAGAAGAAGGTCTACAACGAGATCACCCTGGGCGCCAACTTCCCGGAGAACGAGCGCGCGGTCAACGCCGCCAACATCGACTGGAGCTACCAGCTCGACTTCCGCTTCACCCGCACCTTCAAGACGGGTCCCGTCGACCTGGGAGTCTTCCTCAACGTGATCAACGTCCTGGACGCGGAGAACTTCGTCAGCGTGTGGGAGTCCTCGGGCGACGCCGGGACGACCTACTGGCTGGAGACGAGCGAGGGCCAGGCCTGGATGGCCGGCATGGCCGCCCAGGGCGTGGACGGCGAGGGCTTGTACCGGCTGCGCGAGGACGATCCCAACAACTGGAACGTGCCGCGCATGCTGCAAGTGGGCCTGACGGTCAACTACTAG